From a single Streptomyces misionensis genomic region:
- a CDS encoding right-handed parallel beta-helix repeat-containing protein, with the protein MPRLALRVMAAVLGTLTLVAGCGSGGDDGAAKGRRPDGARVTIHVPADAPTISDAVTLARPGDLVLVAPGEYHESVRIRTPRVTLRGESREKVVIDGRLRQPNGVVVAAPGVAVENLTVRNNTQNGVLVTGSAAAVAGLPGRSGGYDTGDEPVSFLKSFLVSYVTATRNGLYGIYAFSAQNGVIEHSYASGGADSGIYVGQCKPCRVVVRDNIAELNAVGYEGTNAGGDMYVVGNRFVGNRVGLTTDSDHQEKLLPQRGAVVAGNLIADNQQPGTPEQADGGWGIGVGVDGGSGNRFLRNRITGNADAGFVITATADLPSDDNRITDNTFAANGVDVGWTFPSATRGKGNCLSGNTLRTTVPARLAATAACPPPAGSPTPSGTWSKPAAPRGIPFTDVAAPGPQPQFPNATTAGATTVPAVPALPDTADVPLPPPSLLAAGARVKTP; encoded by the coding sequence ATGCCTCGATTAGCTCTACGCGTGATGGCGGCGGTACTCGGCACCCTGACGCTGGTGGCCGGCTGCGGCAGCGGCGGGGACGACGGCGCGGCCAAGGGACGGCGGCCGGACGGCGCCCGGGTGACGATCCACGTGCCCGCCGACGCCCCGACGATCTCGGACGCGGTGACCCTGGCCCGGCCCGGCGACCTGGTGCTGGTCGCGCCGGGCGAGTACCACGAGTCGGTGAGGATCAGGACGCCGCGCGTCACCCTGCGCGGCGAGTCGCGGGAGAAGGTCGTCATCGACGGACGGTTGCGGCAGCCGAACGGTGTCGTCGTCGCGGCGCCCGGGGTGGCCGTGGAGAACCTGACCGTGCGGAACAACACGCAGAACGGCGTGCTGGTGACCGGCTCGGCGGCGGCCGTCGCCGGGCTGCCGGGGCGCAGCGGCGGCTACGACACCGGCGACGAGCCCGTCTCCTTCCTGAAGTCGTTCCTGGTCTCGTACGTGACCGCGACCCGCAACGGGCTGTACGGCATCTACGCGTTCTCCGCGCAGAACGGGGTCATCGAGCACTCCTACGCCTCGGGCGGGGCCGACTCGGGGATCTACGTCGGGCAGTGCAAGCCGTGCCGGGTCGTGGTGCGGGACAACATCGCCGAGCTCAACGCGGTCGGCTACGAGGGCACCAACGCCGGCGGGGACATGTACGTGGTGGGCAACCGGTTCGTCGGCAACCGCGTCGGCCTGACCACCGACTCCGACCACCAGGAGAAGCTGCTGCCGCAGCGCGGCGCGGTCGTCGCCGGCAACCTGATCGCGGACAACCAGCAGCCGGGGACCCCCGAACAGGCCGACGGGGGCTGGGGCATCGGCGTCGGGGTCGACGGCGGCAGCGGCAACCGGTTCCTGCGCAACCGGATCACCGGGAACGCCGACGCCGGGTTCGTGATCACCGCGACCGCCGACCTGCCCTCCGACGACAACCGGATCACGGACAACACCTTCGCCGCCAACGGCGTCGACGTCGGCTGGACGTTCCCCTCCGCCACCCGCGGCAAGGGCAACTGCCTGAGCGGCAACACGCTGCGCACCACCGTGCCCGCCCGGCTCGCGGCCACCGCGGCCTGTCCGCCGCCCGCCGGCTCGCCCACGCCGTCCGGCACCTGGTCGAAGCCGGCGGCGCCCCGGGGCATCCCGTTCACCGACGTGGCCGCGCCCGGCCCGCAGCCGCAGTTCCCGAACGCCACCACCGCCGGCGCCACCACGGTCCCGGCCGTCCCGGCGCTGCCGGACACCGCGGACGTCCCGCTGCCGCCGCCGTCGCTGCTCGCGGCGGGGGCACGAGTGAAGACTCCGTGA
- a CDS encoding serine hydrolase domain-containing protein, which produces MTRDITVRGTVAEGYEAVREEFAALVAGEREDYEGQLCAYVHGRRVVDLWAGDGAAGDALYGVFSAGKGAAHLVAALLAQDGTLELDRKVTYYWPEFGAEGKCELTLRDLLAHRAGLVGTDAGFTRAELADDRAIAEHLADQRPFWRPGAAFGYHALVICALTGEVVRRATGRTVQELYEDRIRAPYALDLHLGLPAVEESRFRPVQPPLPTPEQQAAVDALRAGPHTLSAIAFNRHAAEPTELERLHDDPLIRAKGPASVGAVGSARGLARMYAAMIGEVDGKAPLLKPDTVAEFGRIHSVGHDLVTRTHKTFGLGFQATADLWYPFLGAGALGHSGACGAQAFADPRSGLAYGYTRRRFLFPYGAAPENARLARAVHRAALAVG; this is translated from the coding sequence ATGACGCGGGACATCACCGTGCGCGGCACGGTCGCCGAGGGCTACGAGGCGGTGCGCGAGGAGTTCGCCGCCTTAGTCGCGGGCGAACGCGAGGACTACGAGGGCCAGTTGTGTGCCTACGTGCACGGGCGGCGGGTCGTGGACCTGTGGGCGGGTGATGGCGCGGCGGGCGACGCGCTGTACGGCGTGTTCTCCGCGGGCAAGGGTGCCGCGCACCTCGTCGCGGCGCTGCTGGCGCAGGACGGCACGCTGGAGCTGGACCGCAAAGTCACTTACTACTGGCCCGAGTTCGGAGCCGAGGGCAAGTGCGAGCTGACGTTGCGGGACCTGCTGGCGCACCGGGCCGGACTGGTCGGCACCGACGCCGGCTTCACCCGCGCGGAGCTGGCCGACGACCGTGCGATCGCCGAACACCTTGCCGACCAGCGGCCGTTCTGGCGTCCGGGCGCCGCCTTCGGCTACCACGCCCTGGTCATCTGCGCATTGACGGGGGAGGTGGTGCGCCGGGCCACCGGACGCACCGTCCAGGAGCTCTACGAGGACCGGATTCGCGCCCCCTACGCCCTCGACCTGCACCTGGGCCTGCCCGCCGTGGAGGAGTCCCGCTTCCGCCCGGTCCAGCCGCCGCTGCCCACCCCCGAGCAGCAGGCGGCCGTCGACGCGCTGCGCGCCGGTCCGCACACCCTCTCGGCGATCGCCTTCAACCGGCACGCGGCCGAACCGACCGAACTGGAGCGGCTGCACGACGACCCGCTGATCCGCGCCAAGGGCCCCGCCTCGGTGGGCGCGGTCGGCTCGGCGCGGGGGCTGGCGCGGATGTACGCGGCGATGATCGGCGAGGTGGACGGCAAGGCGCCGCTGCTGAAGCCGGACACGGTCGCGGAGTTCGGCCGCATCCACTCGGTCGGCCACGACCTGGTGACCCGCACCCACAAGACCTTCGGGCTCGGCTTCCAGGCCACCGCCGACCTCTGGTACCCGTTCCTGGGCGCGGGCGCGCTCGGGCACAGCGGCGCGTGCGGCGCCCAGGCATTCGCCGACCCCCGCAGCGGCCTCGCCTACGGCTACACCCGCCGCCGCTTCCTCTTCCCCTACGGGGCCGCCCCGGAGAACGCCCGGCTGGCGCGGGCGGTGCACAGAGCGGCGCTGGCCGTGGGCTGA
- a CDS encoding RrF2 family transcriptional regulator has protein sequence MRISARADYAVRAVLELAVRQGNGPVKAEEIAAAQGIPHKFLEGILGDLRRAGVVDSRRGGGGGYRLARPDTAITVADVIRAVDGPIVSVRGERPTGLSYTGTAEPLLPLWIALRANVRRILEGVTVADLAAGALPEPVRSLAAEPAAWENP, from the coding sequence ATGAGGATCTCGGCACGGGCGGACTACGCGGTACGGGCGGTACTGGAGTTGGCCGTACGGCAGGGTAACGGCCCGGTGAAAGCAGAGGAAATCGCGGCCGCGCAGGGGATCCCGCACAAGTTCCTGGAGGGCATCCTCGGCGATCTGCGCCGCGCCGGGGTGGTGGACAGCAGGCGCGGCGGGGGTGGCGGTTACCGGCTCGCGCGCCCGGACACGGCGATCACCGTGGCGGACGTGATCCGCGCGGTGGACGGCCCGATCGTCTCGGTGCGCGGCGAACGCCCCACGGGGCTCTCCTACACGGGTACGGCCGAACCCCTGCTCCCCCTGTGGATCGCGCTGCGCGCCAACGTCCGCCGCATCCTGGAGGGCGTCACGGTCGCGGACCTGGCGGCGGGCGCCTTGCCGGAACCCGTACGGTCCCTGGCGGCGGAACCGGCGGCCTGGGAGAACCCCTGA
- a CDS encoding SCO2400 family protein, with translation MDYCLPCRRHLNGALVCPGCGTPADRPAVPAWEERDREGPDREKAAETEPAETEPPGEPVRSRSERRGRRAAAHRRRRRRTLLVAAGLLLAAGGLGAAELGTDAPLAPFAGGGADTPAADASAGAGASGAGGAASPGGRAAVPSPGGAAPSASGSPAARASASASGSASPSAGTSATATDEPPSSPAAGSGGAPAPTSPATPPATAPATSPPASAPPPPAPSPTRTCSRFLWWCG, from the coding sequence ATGGACTACTGCCTCCCGTGCCGACGGCACCTCAACGGCGCCCTGGTCTGCCCCGGGTGCGGCACACCGGCCGACCGGCCCGCGGTCCCCGCGTGGGAGGAACGGGACCGGGAGGGCCCGGACCGGGAGAAGGCGGCGGAGACGGAGCCGGCGGAGACGGAGCCGCCGGGGGAACCCGTACGGTCCCGCTCGGAACGGCGTGGCCGCAGGGCCGCCGCCCACCGTCGCCGCCGTCGCCGCACCCTCCTGGTCGCCGCGGGCCTCCTGCTGGCGGCGGGCGGACTCGGGGCGGCCGAACTCGGCACGGACGCACCCCTGGCGCCGTTCGCCGGGGGCGGTGCGGACACGCCCGCCGCGGACGCCTCGGCGGGCGCCGGCGCGAGCGGCGCGGGCGGCGCCGCGTCCCCGGGCGGCCGTGCTGCCGTGCCGTCCCCGGGCGGTGCCGCTCCTTCCGCCTCCGGCTCCCCGGCGGCACGGGCGTCCGCGTCCGCCTCCGGTTCCGCGTCCCCCTCGGCCGGCACCTCCGCCACCGCCACGGACGAGCCGCCGTCGTCCCCGGCCGCCGGCAGCGGCGGCGCACCGGCCCCCACGAGCCCCGCCACCCCGCCGGCCACCGCCCCCGCCACCAGCCCTCCGGCCTCCGCGCCGCCACCCCCCGCGCCCTCGCCCACCCGCACCTGCTCACGCTTCCTGTGGTGGTGCGGCTGA
- a CDS encoding Dyp-type peroxidase encodes MRRADHHPSRRAFLDVTGALVATGLAAGCTADAARPGRAGPAATGTARVPARGRHQAGVTLPQPAQHHLLAVVADLGAGVAPGPLLAELGTAIAALTSGKDSRLLGLEPGDLTVTVGVGPRLVRAAGASLPGATDLPRFTRERIAPRARGGDLLLQICASDAPVVPVAAAALLHQAGDRVRERWRQSGHRGADVPVGEGLAAPRNLLGFIDGIVGPHTAAEQRRDLWLAGPPAVAGGTIAVLRRMELDLPRFAALPVARQEAVFGRRRDSGAPLSGGPAAAGPELGAKTPDGRYLVPADAHARRAHASVVGVGLMLRRSYGIDEPAPGLLFISFQNDLRTFTATLAHMDVSDALLPFTTTTASATFLILPGFDRGHPLGSGLFGRSPSG; translated from the coding sequence ATGCGCCGAGCCGATCACCACCCGTCACGCCGCGCGTTCCTCGATGTCACCGGCGCGCTGGTGGCCACCGGCCTGGCCGCCGGGTGCACCGCGGACGCCGCCCGTCCGGGCCGGGCGGGCCCGGCGGCGACCGGCACGGCACGGGTGCCCGCGAGGGGCCGGCACCAGGCGGGCGTCACCCTTCCCCAGCCGGCCCAGCACCATCTGCTGGCCGTGGTGGCCGACCTCGGCGCCGGCGTGGCCCCCGGCCCGCTGCTCGCCGAACTCGGCACCGCCATCGCCGCGTTGACCTCCGGCAAGGATTCGCGCCTGCTCGGGCTGGAGCCGGGCGACCTCACCGTGACCGTCGGCGTGGGCCCGCGGCTGGTGCGCGCGGCCGGCGCCTCGCTGCCCGGCGCGACGGACCTCCCGCGGTTCACCCGCGAGCGGATCGCCCCCCGCGCGCGCGGCGGGGACCTGCTGCTCCAGATCTGCGCGAGCGACGCCCCGGTCGTACCGGTCGCCGCCGCCGCGCTCCTGCACCAGGCCGGTGACCGCGTCCGCGAACGCTGGCGGCAGTCGGGCCACCGCGGCGCGGACGTGCCTGTCGGCGAGGGCCTGGCCGCACCCCGCAACCTGCTCGGTTTCATCGACGGCATCGTGGGTCCGCACACCGCCGCCGAACAGCGGCGCGACCTGTGGCTGGCCGGGCCTCCCGCGGTCGCCGGGGGCACCATCGCCGTGCTGCGGCGCATGGAGCTGGACCTGCCGCGCTTCGCCGCCCTGCCGGTGGCCCGCCAGGAGGCGGTCTTCGGACGGCGCCGGGACAGCGGAGCGCCCCTGTCCGGCGGCCCCGCGGCCGCGGGCCCGGAACTCGGCGCCAAGACGCCCGACGGACGCTATCTCGTGCCCGCGGACGCCCATGCGCGCAGGGCGCACGCCTCCGTGGTCGGGGTCGGCCTCATGCTCCGCCGCTCCTACGGCATCGACGAGCCCGCCCCCGGGCTGCTCTTCATCAGCTTCCAGAACGACCTGCGGACCTTCACCGCCACCCTCGCCCACATGGACGTCTCCGACGCGCTGCTGCCCTTCACCACGACGACCGCGAGCGCGACGTTCCTGATCCTGCCGGGCTTCGACCGCGGGCACCCGCTCGGTTCCGGCCTGTTCGGCCGATCGCCCTCCGGCTGA
- a CDS encoding helix-turn-helix domain-containing protein, whose product MLEDVFDAENLPVRDRVEAWREITASALIPNEFRIDPAAEFRASLRAANLGGAQVAAMTYGSHRTRRTPRLIRRSDPEMYAVGLVLRGVQGILQDQCHASLDAGELVVYSTSHPFEAVVDVGDGVAASVVVQVPRALVPLPPNRVNRLLAARLPGHEGVGRLLAGFLVHLSTDTGPCRPADGHRLGGVLVDLLTAWLAHHADAVDRTPAETRRGVQLLEVQHFIRRHLGDAGLTPAAVAAAHHISLRSLHRLFREHAAGTTVAAYIRDQRLAAARRDLADPRLASRPVHATAARWGFPRAADFTRAFRTAYGTTPSEYRASAQ is encoded by the coding sequence ATGCTCGAAGACGTCTTCGACGCCGAGAACCTGCCGGTGCGGGACCGGGTGGAGGCATGGCGGGAGATCACGGCGAGCGCGTTGATCCCCAACGAGTTCCGGATCGACCCGGCGGCCGAGTTCCGGGCGTCGCTGCGGGCCGCGAACCTCGGCGGCGCGCAGGTGGCGGCCATGACCTACGGGTCGCACCGGACCCGGCGCACCCCCCGGCTGATCCGGCGGTCCGACCCCGAGATGTACGCGGTGGGGCTCGTCCTGCGGGGCGTGCAGGGCATCCTCCAGGACCAGTGCCACGCCTCCCTCGACGCGGGCGAGCTGGTCGTGTACTCCACCTCGCACCCGTTCGAGGCCGTGGTGGACGTCGGGGACGGCGTCGCGGCCTCCGTGGTGGTGCAGGTTCCGAGGGCCCTGGTGCCGTTGCCGCCGAACCGGGTGAACCGGCTGCTGGCCGCGCGGCTGCCGGGCCACGAGGGGGTGGGGCGGCTGCTCGCGGGCTTCCTCGTCCACCTGTCCACGGACACCGGGCCGTGCCGCCCCGCCGACGGCCACCGGCTCGGCGGTGTCCTCGTGGACCTGCTCACCGCGTGGCTGGCGCACCACGCCGACGCGGTGGACCGGACACCGGCCGAGACCCGCCGGGGCGTCCAGCTGCTGGAGGTCCAGCACTTCATCCGCCGCCACCTGGGCGACGCCGGACTGACGCCGGCCGCCGTGGCCGCCGCCCACCACATCTCCCTGCGGTCCCTGCACCGCCTCTTTCGCGAGCACGCCGCGGGCACGACGGTCGCCGCGTACATCCGCGACCAGCGGCTGGCCGCCGCGCGCCGCGACCTCGCCGACCCGCGGCTGGCCTCCCGGCCCGTGCACGCGACGGCGGCCCGGTGGGGCTTCCCCCGGGCCGCCGACTTCACCCGCGCCTTCCGCACCGCGTACGGCACGACGCCGAGCGAGTACCGCGCGTCGGCTCAGTAG
- a CDS encoding SdrD B-like domain-containing protein, which produces MPLRRLVRVGLSCLLLTGGATGMIATGAEQAGASTSDGTLTVETLRDFFGTGVINTTMDVPQRGMKVTVTDAAGHHVSGVTDATGKVVVAPSASLTGGRYRVDVTVPAPYSGYLRAAPASTAENHFDSFTTFVDVSGGKNASVITGVWNPADYALPDTRYFVPVQNAAGGTDTRALVAFGTKTRGTCPDQTACPDVLATQEQVGTTFGLAYDRGHQRLFQSEFARRYTPYGPDGGDAIYTVPTTGGGAPKLFAKVPGATVTAHDTARMIKDAGFTDAPGKESIGGLALSEDGRTLYAVNLRTRSLVSFDATGTTASAPRATVPIPDPGCASSADWRPFGLAAHDNTLYVGGVCSAESTQKREDLNVVVSTYDGKRFTPVLTHPLTYERGNVLSGDSAFPQAHFWNPWNSSLKDWDSLKVNGTMIDPQPELASMAFARDGSLILGFRDRFMDVVSWGGLDPRQGDDTPENGMAGGDITMACADPEGGYAWEGTGNCPNHATGAVVDGAESAGVVEYFPGDFFPNLGAPDQPGPHQESSLGSVAYIPQQQWVVTTQMDPTAHVATDGTGYYDITTGAGPGNDPNANAYQFIGLNQNGFGKAGGLGDIAYAAANAPIQIGNVVWYDGDHNGIQDAGQVLLPDATINLLDADGKQVATTRTDADGEYYFGGVGADYQLTPGAKYTVEFDVCTADTTDVPGQPPATKLRFTLPRAGADRAHDSNVTPPRSGRLCKGSAPVTAPAKPGGVDHTIDAGVYIPTKVPPTPSAPPSSGPPASTPPASAPPAAGTPAAPGGGTHQGGGGPLASTGMANVGRLVSLVALLLGAGTAVVYVSRRRLAGRRR; this is translated from the coding sequence ATGCCATTACGTAGGCTGGTGCGGGTGGGCCTGTCCTGTCTGTTGCTGACGGGCGGTGCCACAGGCATGATCGCGACGGGCGCCGAGCAGGCCGGCGCCTCGACCTCCGACGGCACACTGACCGTCGAGACACTGCGGGACTTCTTCGGCACCGGCGTGATCAACACGACCATGGACGTGCCGCAACGAGGAATGAAGGTCACCGTCACCGACGCCGCGGGACATCACGTCTCGGGCGTCACGGACGCCACCGGAAAGGTCGTGGTCGCCCCGTCGGCCTCGCTGACCGGCGGCCGGTACCGCGTGGACGTCACGGTACCGGCGCCCTACAGCGGCTACCTGCGGGCGGCGCCGGCCTCGACGGCGGAGAACCACTTCGACAGCTTCACCACGTTCGTGGACGTCTCGGGCGGCAAGAACGCCTCGGTGATCACCGGCGTCTGGAACCCGGCTGACTACGCGCTGCCGGACACGCGGTACTTCGTGCCGGTGCAGAACGCCGCCGGCGGAACCGACACCCGGGCACTGGTGGCCTTCGGGACCAAGACCCGCGGCACCTGCCCCGACCAGACGGCCTGCCCGGACGTGCTCGCCACGCAGGAGCAGGTGGGCACGACCTTCGGGCTCGCCTACGACCGCGGCCACCAGCGGCTGTTCCAGTCGGAGTTCGCCCGCCGCTACACCCCGTACGGGCCGGACGGCGGTGACGCGATCTACACCGTGCCGACCACCGGCGGGGGCGCCCCGAAGCTGTTCGCGAAGGTGCCGGGCGCCACGGTCACCGCGCACGACACCGCCCGCATGATCAAGGACGCCGGGTTCACCGACGCGCCGGGCAAGGAGTCCATCGGCGGTCTCGCCCTGTCCGAGGACGGCCGGACCCTGTACGCGGTGAACCTGCGCACCCGCTCGCTGGTGAGCTTCGACGCGACCGGGACGACCGCCTCGGCGCCCAGGGCGACCGTGCCGATCCCCGACCCGGGCTGCGCCTCGTCCGCCGACTGGCGGCCGTTCGGCCTGGCCGCCCACGACAACACCCTCTACGTCGGCGGCGTGTGCAGCGCGGAGAGCACACAGAAGCGCGAGGACCTGAATGTCGTCGTCTCCACCTACGACGGCAAGCGGTTCACCCCCGTGCTGACCCACCCGCTGACCTACGAGCGCGGGAACGTCCTCTCCGGCGACTCCGCCTTCCCCCAGGCCCACTTCTGGAACCCGTGGAACTCCAGCCTGAAGGACTGGGACAGCCTCAAGGTGAACGGGACGATGATCGACCCGCAGCCGGAGCTGGCCAGCATGGCCTTCGCCCGCGACGGCTCCCTGATCCTCGGCTTCCGCGACCGGTTCATGGACGTGGTCAGCTGGGGCGGGCTGGACCCGAGGCAGGGCGACGACACCCCGGAGAACGGCATGGCCGGCGGTGACATCACCATGGCCTGCGCCGATCCCGAGGGCGGGTACGCGTGGGAAGGCACCGGGAACTGCCCGAACCACGCGACCGGCGCCGTCGTCGACGGTGCCGAGTCCGCCGGTGTCGTCGAGTACTTCCCCGGTGACTTCTTCCCGAACCTCGGCGCGCCGGACCAGCCCGGTCCGCACCAGGAGAGCTCGCTGGGCTCGGTCGCCTACATCCCGCAGCAGCAGTGGGTCGTCACCACGCAGATGGACCCGACCGCCCATGTCGCCACCGACGGGACCGGTTACTACGACATCACCACCGGCGCGGGCCCGGGCAACGACCCGAACGCCAACGCCTACCAGTTCATCGGCCTGAACCAGAACGGGTTCGGCAAGGCCGGCGGCCTCGGCGACATCGCGTACGCCGCGGCGAACGCCCCGATCCAGATCGGCAACGTGGTCTGGTACGACGGCGACCACAACGGCATCCAGGACGCCGGGCAGGTGCTGCTGCCGGACGCCACGATCAACCTGCTGGACGCCGACGGCAAGCAGGTCGCCACGACCAGGACCGACGCGGACGGCGAGTACTACTTCGGCGGCGTCGGCGCCGACTACCAGCTGACGCCGGGCGCGAAGTACACCGTGGAGTTCGACGTGTGCACCGCGGACACCACCGATGTGCCGGGACAGCCGCCGGCCACCAAGCTGCGGTTCACCCTGCCGCGGGCCGGCGCCGACCGGGCGCACGACTCCAATGTGACCCCGCCCCGCTCCGGCCGGCTGTGCAAGGGATCGGCGCCGGTCACCGCGCCGGCGAAGCCCGGCGGTGTCGACCACACCATCGACGCCGGCGTCTACATCCCCACGAAGGTGCCGCCGACGCCCTCCGCCCCGCCGTCGTCCGGTCCCCCGGCGTCCACTCCCCCGGCCTCGGCACCGCCGGCCGCCGGTACGCCCGCCGCTCCGGGGGGCGGCACGCACCAGGGTGGCGGCGGGCCCCTCGCCAGCACCGGCATGGCGAACGTGGGAAGGCTGGTCTCCCTCGTCGCCCTGCTGCTCGGCGCGGGCACGGCCGTCGTCTACGTGAGCCGTAGGCGTCTGGCCGGACGCCGCCGCTGA